The following proteins come from a genomic window of Flavobacterium eburneipallidum:
- a CDS encoding 3-oxoacyl-ACP synthase III family protein: MKIKITGIGSYIPETTVANTDFSDHVFLNEDGSAFAYPNEVVIGKFKSITGIEKRRYATPDQNTSDLAYLASLKAIENAKIDPETIDYIIFAHNFGDVKHNTKQSDIIPSLATRVKQKLQIKNPKCVAYDILFGCPGWIEGVLQANAFIKSGMAKKCLVIGAETLSRVVDPHDRDSMIYSDGAGATIIEASDDETGMLSYESATYALDEAGYLFFGKSYNPELDEDTRYIKMYGRKIYEFALSQVPAAMKSCLDQSGLGIDDVKKILIHQANEKMDEAIIQRFYKLYDKAVPKDIMPMSIHELGNSSVATVPTLLDLLVQGKIENQELKKGDILIFASVGAGMNINAFIYRY; encoded by the coding sequence ATGAAAATAAAAATAACAGGAATAGGAAGTTACATTCCAGAAACTACAGTTGCCAATACCGATTTTAGCGATCACGTATTTTTAAATGAAGATGGAAGTGCTTTTGCTTATCCAAATGAAGTGGTGATAGGAAAATTCAAAAGCATTACTGGTATCGAAAAAAGACGTTATGCAACTCCCGATCAAAACACTTCGGATTTGGCTTATTTAGCTTCTTTAAAAGCGATTGAAAATGCTAAAATAGATCCTGAAACTATAGATTATATCATCTTTGCACACAATTTTGGCGATGTAAAACACAATACAAAACAATCGGATATTATTCCAAGTTTAGCCACTCGTGTGAAGCAAAAATTACAGATAAAAAACCCAAAATGCGTCGCTTATGACATTCTTTTTGGCTGTCCAGGCTGGATTGAAGGTGTTTTGCAAGCCAATGCTTTTATCAAATCAGGCATGGCCAAAAAATGTTTAGTTATTGGAGCCGAAACTCTTTCGAGAGTGGTTGATCCGCACGATAGAGATTCTATGATTTATTCTGATGGAGCTGGAGCCACAATCATTGAAGCTTCGGATGATGAAACAGGAATGCTGTCATACGAAAGTGCCACTTACGCTCTTGATGAAGCTGGTTATTTATTTTTCGGAAAGTCGTACAATCCTGAATTGGATGAAGACACGCGTTACATCAAAATGTATGGTCGAAAAATTTATGAATTTGCATTGAGCCAAGTCCCTGCAGCCATGAAAAGTTGTTTAGACCAAAGTGGATTAGGTATTGATGACGTGAAAAAAATATTGATTCATCAAGCCAATGAAAAAATGGACGAAGCTATTATTCAGCGTTTTTATAAATTATACGACAAAGCCGTACCCAAAGATATTATGCCAATGAGCATTCATGAATTAGGAAACAGCAGTGTTGCCACCGTTCCTACTCTTTTGGATTTATTGGTGCAAGGAAAAATAGAAAATCAGGAATTAAAAAAAGGCGATATTTTAATTTTTGCATCCGTTGGAGCAGGGATGAATATTAATGCTTTTATTTATAGATATTAA
- the gcvP gene encoding aminomethyl-transferring glycine dehydrogenase, with protein sequence MKTDAFALRHIGPEESDLQHMLKTIGVDSIEQLIYETLPDDIRLKEPLNLDPEMTEYEYLKHITLLGSKNKMFKTYIGLGYNQAIVPAVIQRNVFENPGWYTAYTPYQAEIAQGRLEAILNFQTMVIELTGMEIANASLLDEGTAAAEAMALLFDVRTREQKKANVCKFFVSEEILPQTLSVLQTRSTPIGVELVIGNHENFDFSDEFFGAILQYPGKFGQVNDYTAFIAKAAENNIKVAVAADILSLAKLTPPGEMGAAVALGTTQRFGIPLGYGGPHAAYFATKEEYKRSMPGRIIGVTVDTNGNRALRMALQTREQHIKRDKATSNICTAQVLLSVMASMYAVYHGPRGLRYIANKVHASAVTLANTLAKLGFEQTNTAFFDTIVIKADAKKIREIAEANEVNFFYPNENSVSISLNETIGFADLNKVISIFAAAKELATITISELSETNHFPESLIRTSTFLQHEVFNRYHSETALMRYIKMLERKDLALNHSMISLGSCTMKLNAAAEMLPLSSPSWNSIHPFAPLDQAKGYQKMLSKLEEYLNEITGFAATTLQPNSGAQGEYAGLMVIQAYHQSRGDHHRNIALIPASAHGTNPASAAMAGMKVVVTKTLENGNIDVEDLREKAILHKDNLSCIMITYPSTHGVYESAIKEITQIIHDNGGQVYMDGANMNAQVGLTNPATIGADVCHLNLHKTFAIPHGGGGPGVGPICVAPQLAPFLPTNPVVPTGGESAITAISAAPWGSTLVCLISYGYIKMLGAEGLKSSTEYAILNANYIKEKLSGHYETLYSGEMGRAAHEMILECRPFKQKGIEVTDIAKRLMDYGFHAPTVSFPVAGTLMIEPTESENLEELDRFCEAMISIRKEIEAASIEDSNNVLKNSPHTLAMLTAETWNFPYSREQAAFPLEYIAENKFWPSVRRADDAFGDRNLVCSCAPIEAYMES encoded by the coding sequence ATGAAAACAGACGCTTTTGCTTTAAGACACATAGGTCCAGAGGAATCAGACTTACAACATATGTTGAAAACAATAGGAGTTGACTCGATAGAACAACTCATCTATGAGACCCTTCCGGATGATATACGTCTAAAAGAACCTCTAAATTTAGATCCCGAAATGACGGAATATGAATATTTAAAACATATTACGCTTTTAGGAAGTAAAAATAAAATGTTCAAAACCTACATAGGTTTAGGTTACAACCAAGCCATTGTTCCTGCGGTTATTCAGCGAAATGTCTTTGAAAATCCGGGTTGGTACACGGCTTACACGCCTTACCAGGCCGAAATTGCGCAAGGTCGTCTGGAAGCAATTTTGAATTTCCAAACGATGGTTATCGAATTAACCGGAATGGAAATCGCCAATGCTTCACTTCTTGACGAAGGTACTGCTGCAGCTGAGGCTATGGCATTATTATTTGATGTAAGAACCAGAGAGCAAAAGAAAGCTAATGTTTGTAAATTCTTCGTTTCTGAAGAAATCTTACCACAAACCTTATCGGTTTTACAAACCCGTTCTACACCAATTGGAGTAGAATTAGTAATAGGAAATCACGAAAATTTCGACTTTTCTGATGAATTCTTCGGAGCTATTTTACAATATCCTGGGAAATTCGGTCAGGTAAATGACTATACTGCTTTTATTGCAAAAGCTGCCGAAAACAATATCAAAGTTGCTGTTGCCGCTGATATTTTAAGTTTAGCCAAATTAACACCTCCGGGAGAAATGGGCGCTGCAGTAGCATTAGGTACGACACAACGTTTCGGAATTCCGTTAGGTTACGGTGGGCCTCATGCGGCTTATTTTGCTACCAAAGAAGAATACAAACGCTCGATGCCAGGAAGAATCATCGGGGTAACTGTTGATACTAATGGAAACCGTGCGTTACGTATGGCATTGCAAACACGTGAGCAACACATTAAACGTGATAAAGCCACTTCAAACATTTGTACTGCACAGGTTTTATTGTCCGTAATGGCTAGTATGTATGCTGTTTATCACGGTCCAAGAGGATTAAGATACATTGCAAACAAAGTACATGCTTCAGCGGTGACTTTAGCAAATACCTTAGCTAAATTAGGATTCGAACAAACCAATACTGCTTTTTTTGATACTATTGTTATAAAAGCAGATGCTAAAAAAATAAGAGAAATTGCCGAAGCAAACGAGGTAAATTTCTTTTATCCAAACGAAAATTCAGTTTCTATTTCATTGAATGAAACCATCGGTTTTGCTGATTTGAATAAAGTAATTTCTATTTTTGCTGCTGCAAAAGAACTGGCAACCATTACAATTAGCGAATTATCCGAAACGAATCATTTCCCGGAAAGCTTAATCAGAACTTCAACATTCTTACAACACGAAGTTTTCAACAGATACCATTCGGAAACTGCTTTGATGCGTTACATCAAAATGTTAGAGCGTAAAGATTTGGCATTAAATCACTCAATGATTTCGCTAGGTTCTTGCACGATGAAACTAAATGCCGCTGCCGAAATGTTGCCATTAAGTTCTCCAAGCTGGAATAGCATTCACCCATTCGCTCCATTGGATCAGGCAAAAGGATACCAAAAAATGCTTTCTAAACTGGAGGAATACCTAAATGAAATTACAGGTTTTGCAGCTACCACTTTGCAACCAAACTCTGGTGCACAAGGAGAATACGCAGGATTAATGGTAATTCAGGCGTATCACCAATCAAGAGGCGATCATCATAGAAATATTGCCTTGATTCCAGCTTCGGCTCACGGAACCAATCCAGCATCGGCAGCGATGGCAGGAATGAAAGTCGTGGTTACTAAAACATTAGAAAATGGAAACATTGACGTTGAAGATTTACGCGAAAAAGCCATTTTGCACAAAGACAACTTATCATGTATCATGATTACGTATCCATCCACTCACGGTGTTTACGAAAGTGCTATTAAAGAAATCACTCAAATCATTCACGATAATGGAGGTCAAGTGTATATGGATGGTGCCAATATGAATGCACAAGTTGGATTGACCAATCCAGCCACTATTGGTGCTGACGTTTGTCACTTGAACTTACACAAAACCTTCGCTATTCCTCACGGTGGCGGTGGCCCTGGTGTTGGTCCTATTTGTGTAGCACCACAATTAGCGCCATTTTTACCTACAAACCCAGTAGTACCAACAGGAGGCGAAAGCGCCATTACGGCAATTTCTGCTGCACCTTGGGGCTCAACATTAGTTTGTTTGATTTCTTATGGATACATCAAAATGTTGGGTGCGGAAGGTTTAAAATCATCAACAGAATACGCTATTTTGAATGCCAATTATATCAAAGAAAAATTAAGTGGTCATTACGAAACTTTATATTCTGGAGAAATGGGTCGTGCGGCTCACGAAATGATTTTAGAGTGTCGTCCGTTCAAACAAAAAGGAATTGAAGTAACTGATATTGCAAAACGTTTGATGGATTACGGTTTCCACGCTCCTACGGTTTCTTTCCCAGTAGCCGGAACTTTAATGATTGAACCAACAGAAAGTGAAAACTTAGAAGAATTAGACCGTTTTTGTGAGGCGATGATTTCAATCAGAAAAGAAATTGAAGCTGCATCTATCGAAGATTCGAATAATGTTTTAAAAAATTCTCCTCATACTTTAGCGATGCTAACAGCTGAAACATGGAATTTTCCATACTCTAGAGAACAAGCTGCTTTCCCATTAGAATATATTGCTGAAAACAAATTCTGGCCTTCAGTTCGCAGAGCTGATGATGCTTTTGGAGATAGAAATTTAGTGTGTAGCTGTGCGCCAATTGAAGCGTATATGGAAAGCTAA
- a CDS encoding glycosyltransferase: protein MKYYIVIPSYNEEALIPLTLQSLITQTILPSKIVVVNDNSTDKTAEIVLEFAKENPFITLVNKTSENIHLPGSKVIQTFQKGFETLDENYDLIVKLDADLIFPSNYFETIINHFQSDSKIGMAGGFCYIEKNGDWVLENLTDKDHIRGALKAYRKECFQQIGGLKPAMGWDTVDELLCKYYNWKVVTDESLHVKHLKPTGANYNKTARYKQGEAFYTLGYGFWITAIASAKLAMMKKKPLLFLDYIQGFWKAKSAKKTMLVNSDQAQFIRKYRLQKMKEKLF, encoded by the coding sequence ATGAAATACTACATCGTCATTCCGTCTTACAACGAAGAAGCCCTTATTCCTTTGACCTTGCAATCGTTGATTACGCAAACTATTTTGCCTTCAAAAATTGTCGTGGTTAATGATAATTCTACGGATAAAACGGCCGAAATTGTTTTGGAATTTGCCAAAGAAAATCCTTTTATCACTTTGGTAAACAAAACTTCGGAGAACATTCATTTACCAGGAAGCAAAGTCATTCAAACTTTTCAAAAAGGGTTTGAAACTTTGGACGAAAATTATGATTTGATTGTAAAATTGGATGCTGATTTAATTTTCCCATCTAATTATTTTGAAACAATTATCAACCATTTTCAATCCGATTCGAAAATTGGAATGGCTGGCGGATTTTGTTACATCGAAAAAAATGGCGACTGGGTTTTAGAAAATCTAACTGACAAAGACCACATTCGAGGTGCATTGAAAGCCTATAGAAAAGAATGTTTCCAACAAATAGGAGGCTTAAAACCCGCTATGGGTTGGGATACCGTGGACGAATTGCTTTGTAAATACTACAATTGGAAAGTAGTTACCGACGAAAGTTTGCACGTAAAACACCTCAAACCAACTGGAGCGAATTACAACAAAACGGCTCGTTATAAACAAGGAGAAGCTTTTTACACCTTGGGCTACGGATTTTGGATTACAGCAATTGCCTCGGCAAAACTGGCAATGATGAAGAAAAAACCATTGCTCTTTTTGGATTACATTCAAGGATTCTGGAAAGCAAAATCAGCCAAAAAAACAATGTTAGTTAATTCCGATCAAGCTCAATTCATTCGAAAATACCGTTTGCAAAAAATGAAAGAGAAATTGTTTTAA
- a CDS encoding methyltransferase produces MYEKTFPNKRFKHTLEFLQKHVSTSETIFDLGVPNPFSKIMVENGYTVKNTTGEDIDNNQTALQNEEYSVFTAFEIFEHLLNPYTVLKNVKCDKLLISIPLRLWFSSAYRSKTDMWDRHYHEFEDWQLDWLLEKTGWKIIAREKFTHPVKKIGFRPLLRFFTPRYYIIYAERA; encoded by the coding sequence ATGTACGAAAAAACATTTCCCAATAAAAGATTCAAACACACTTTAGAATTTTTACAAAAGCACGTTTCCACTTCCGAAACTATTTTTGATTTAGGCGTTCCAAATCCTTTTTCTAAAATAATGGTCGAAAACGGATATACCGTAAAAAATACCACGGGAGAAGACATCGACAACAATCAAACGGCTTTGCAAAACGAAGAGTATTCTGTTTTCACTGCTTTTGAAATCTTTGAACATTTGTTGAATCCTTACACGGTTTTAAAAAATGTAAAATGCGATAAATTGCTAATTTCAATTCCTTTGCGTTTGTGGTTTTCATCCGCTTATCGCAGTAAAACCGATATGTGGGACAGACATTACCACGAATTTGAAGATTGGCAATTGGATTGGCTTTTAGAAAAAACTGGCTGGAAAATCATCGCAAGAGAGAAATTTACGCATCCTGTAAAGAAAATTGGTTTTAGACCATTATTGCGATTTTTCACACCAAGATATTATATAATTTATGCGGAAAGAGCATAA
- a CDS encoding group III truncated hemoglobin has protein sequence MKDIENQEDLYSLVDEFYKKLLSDDRISYIFTDVVKIKIEEHLPILVTFWSQAILGTGGYTNNLTQIHLDIDKQEHLTPELFNIWINHFNATVDENFAGEKAERIKTQALSLSTILQIKIHQQNA, from the coding sequence ATGAAAGACATTGAAAACCAAGAAGACCTCTATTCACTCGTTGATGAATTTTATAAAAAATTATTATCAGACGACAGGATAAGCTACATTTTTACTGATGTTGTCAAAATTAAAATCGAAGAACATTTGCCTATTTTAGTGACTTTTTGGTCGCAAGCTATTCTAGGAACAGGTGGTTACACGAATAATTTGACTCAAATTCATTTAGACATTGACAAACAAGAGCATCTTACTCCTGAATTATTCAACATTTGGATCAATCATTTTAACGCTACTGTTGATGAAAATTTCGCTGGCGAAAAAGCAGAAAGAATAAAAACCCAAGCTTTGAGTTTATCCACAATTCTTCAAATAAAAATTCACCAACAAAACGCATAG
- a CDS encoding TIGR01777 family oxidoreductase: MKKLIIAAGTGFLGEVLINHFKDKFEEIIILTRGESKTNGNIKYVNWNAKTFTGWETALENADVLINLAGKSVDCRYTEKNKKEILLSRIQSTKILNKAVLNCKNPPKHWLNSSTSTIYRFSLDKQMDEIDGEIGNDFSMNVAQSWEKSFFKTETPKTLKTALRTSIVLGKNGGAFIPLKILAKVGFGGKQGSGNQFISWIHEEDFANAVDFIIQREMTGVVNIVSPEPIRNFNFMKKLRKAVGFPFGIPINTFLLKIGSFIIRTETELVLKSRNVIPKRLLENGFQFKFGNIDNAFQNLLKK, from the coding sequence ATGAAAAAACTCATCATCGCAGCAGGAACAGGCTTTTTAGGAGAAGTTCTAATCAACCATTTCAAAGATAAATTTGAAGAAATTATTATCTTAACTAGAGGAGAGTCTAAAACTAATGGCAATATCAAATATGTAAACTGGAATGCTAAAACTTTTACTGGTTGGGAAACAGCATTAGAAAATGCCGACGTTTTAATCAATCTTGCTGGAAAATCTGTGGATTGTCGTTACACAGAAAAGAATAAGAAAGAAATTTTATTGTCTCGTATTCAAAGCACCAAAATTCTAAACAAAGCGGTTTTGAATTGTAAAAATCCACCGAAACATTGGTTGAATTCATCAACTTCTACCATCTATCGTTTTTCTTTGGATAAACAAATGGATGAAATAGATGGCGAAATTGGAAATGATTTTTCGATGAACGTTGCTCAATCTTGGGAAAAATCTTTTTTCAAAACAGAAACTCCCAAAACCTTAAAAACAGCTTTGAGAACTTCTATCGTTTTAGGCAAAAATGGGGGTGCTTTTATTCCATTGAAAATTTTGGCAAAAGTAGGTTTTGGCGGAAAACAAGGAAGTGGCAATCAATTTATCAGTTGGATTCACGAAGAAGATTTTGCCAATGCTGTTGATTTTATCATTCAAAGAGAAATGACCGGAGTTGTCAATATTGTTTCTCCAGAACCAATTCGAAATTTTAATTTTATGAAAAAACTCCGAAAAGCAGTTGGTTTTCCTTTTGGTATTCCAATTAATACTTTTTTGTTGAAAATTGGATCTTTTATCATTCGAACAGAAACCGAATTAGTTTTAAAAAGTAGAAATGTGATTCCAAAACGACTGTTAGAAAATGGATTCCAATTCAAGTTCGGAAATATTGATAACGCATTTCAAAATTTATTAAAAAAATGA
- a CDS encoding SRPBCC family protein, translated as MTTIHLTTTIQAPIQTVFDVSRNIDIHQQSASKSNEIAIAGVTSGLINLNETVTWKGKHFGFYLTHKSRITAMTFYYYFVDEMEEGKFKTFKHEHFFEEKNGITIMTDQLHYETPFGIFGKLFDYLFLKKHLTQFLLERNKVLKKVCETTSSKTP; from the coding sequence ATGACAACAATCCATCTCACAACAACAATCCAAGCTCCAATACAAACCGTTTTTGATGTTTCTAGAAACATTGATATTCATCAGCAATCTGCCAGCAAATCAAATGAAATCGCCATTGCTGGTGTAACTTCTGGATTGATAAATCTAAACGAAACCGTAACTTGGAAAGGAAAACACTTTGGATTTTATTTAACTCATAAAAGCCGAATTACAGCCATGACTTTTTACTATTATTTTGTTGATGAAATGGAGGAAGGAAAATTCAAAACTTTCAAGCACGAACATTTTTTTGAAGAAAAAAATGGAATTACCATAATGACAGATCAACTGCACTATGAAACTCCGTTTGGTATTTTTGGAAAATTATTTGATTATTTGTTTTTGAAAAAGCATCTGACTCAATTCCTTTTAGAAAGAAACAAGGTTCTGAAAAAAGTCTGTGAAACTACATCTTCAAAAACTCCCTAA
- a CDS encoding ATP-binding protein produces the protein MIDRFLISNIEERLNKGKVIVLVGPRQVGKTTMVQSLLKGIPFLFLDGDDSVVVETLSNANTETLKNIIGDYKYVFIDEVQRIPNIGLKLKIIVDQIKDVQVIVSGSSAFDINHVTQEPLTGRKFEYHLYPISWNEFEKNVGYMKAQQQLELRLLYGMYPDVINNLGNEYEILKNLVSSYLYKDILSLAGIRKSEVLEKILQALAFQIGSEVSYNEIAQLVGVDKNTVSNYIDLLEKSFVIFRLNSFSRNHRNEIKANKKIYFYDNGVRNMLIGNFNFLDFRQDKGALWENFLISERMKLLSYENRNAKPYFWRTTQQQEVDYVEVVADEVNAFEIKWKVKKAKLPKPFLDNYTGSFTIVTADNFREFLKM, from the coding sequence ATGATAGACAGGTTTTTAATATCAAATATTGAAGAAAGACTCAATAAAGGAAAGGTTATTGTGCTTGTTGGGCCACGTCAAGTAGGGAAAACGACTATGGTTCAAAGCTTATTGAAAGGAATTCCTTTTTTGTTTCTTGATGGAGATGATTCCGTTGTTGTGGAAACACTATCGAATGCTAATACTGAAACGCTTAAAAATATTATTGGTGATTATAAGTATGTTTTTATTGATGAGGTACAACGCATTCCGAATATTGGTTTGAAATTGAAAATAATTGTAGATCAAATCAAGGATGTTCAGGTGATTGTGAGCGGCTCGTCGGCTTTTGATATTAATCATGTTACTCAAGAACCACTTACGGGTAGAAAGTTTGAATACCATCTGTATCCGATTTCGTGGAATGAGTTTGAGAAAAATGTAGGCTATATGAAAGCTCAACAGCAATTGGAATTACGGTTGTTGTATGGAATGTATCCTGATGTCATTAATAATTTAGGGAACGAATATGAAATCCTGAAAAATCTGGTGTCGAGTTATTTGTATAAAGATATTTTGAGTTTGGCTGGAATCAGAAAATCCGAAGTTTTAGAGAAAATTTTGCAGGCTTTGGCTTTCCAAATAGGGAGTGAGGTAAGTTATAATGAAATTGCCCAATTGGTAGGTGTCGATAAAAATACGGTCAGTAATTATATTGATTTATTGGAGAAAAGTTTCGTGATTTTTAGATTGAACAGTTTTAGTCGCAATCATCGAAATGAAATTAAGGCCAATAAAAAAATCTATTTCTATGACAATGGCGTTCGCAATATGTTGATAGGGAATTTTAATTTTTTAGATTTTCGACAAGACAAAGGAGCACTTTGGGAAAATTTTTTAATTTCTGAAAGAATGAAATTGTTAAGTTATGAAAACAGAAATGCTAAACCTTATTTTTGGCGAACTACACAACAACAAGAAGTAGATTATGTAGAGGTTGTAGCCGACGAAGTAAATGCTTTTGAAATTAAATGGAAAGTCAAAAAAGCCAAGTTACCCAAGCCTTTTTTAGATAATTATACGGGGAGTTTTACTATAGTAACTGCCGATAATTTTAGGGAGTTTTTGAAGATGTAG
- a CDS encoding GbsR/MarR family transcriptional regulator: protein MEFKEAKNKFVQTWGALGSQWGINKTMAQIHALLMVSGEAVSMEEVMEELQISRGNASMNLRALMDWGIVYKEYKAGERKEFFTAEKDLDELASKIARERSKREIKPALKILKEVSSIESKDTVEEKHFVDQTTKLYDFVLKADNMLDKITEFKENWLGKLIIKIMK, encoded by the coding sequence ATGGAATTCAAAGAAGCAAAAAATAAATTCGTACAAACCTGGGGAGCTTTAGGTTCTCAATGGGGAATTAACAAAACCATGGCGCAAATTCATGCTTTGTTGATGGTATCAGGCGAAGCTGTTTCGATGGAAGAAGTTATGGAAGAATTGCAAATTTCTCGTGGAAATGCCAGTATGAACTTAAGAGCCTTGATGGATTGGGGAATTGTTTACAAAGAATACAAAGCAGGTGAGCGTAAAGAATTTTTTACAGCCGAAAAAGATTTAGACGAACTGGCTTCTAAAATTGCAAGAGAGAGAAGCAAAAGAGAAATCAAACCTGCTCTTAAAATTTTAAAAGAAGTTTCCTCGATTGAATCGAAAGATACTGTAGAAGAAAAACACTTTGTGGATCAAACCACTAAACTGTATGATTTTGTTTTGAAAGCCGATAATATGTTGGACAAAATAACAGAATTCAAGGAAAACTGGTTGGGAAAATTGATTATAAAAATAATGAAATAA
- a CDS encoding DCC1-like thiol-disulfide oxidoreductase family protein gives MKTLENQTLLYDEDCPLCSIYTTGFIKAGMLDENGRKSYCQLSNEEQNFIDVKRASNEIALVDNKNKTVLYGIDSLLKVIGNSFPWMEKAGNIKPIKYLLKKMYSFVSYNRKVIIPSKINPDIKLQCVPTFHCKFRFLYIAFAITITTIILYQFSELIANLPKANFSRELILAVGQIVFQSLFLIKFNKEKILNYAGNLITVSLIGSLILIPLLILNNFINLPEMLILGWFTITVLIMFAEHFRRIKLLELPFYLSYTWVLYRIIALLFILNL, from the coding sequence ATGAAAACTTTAGAAAACCAAACTTTGCTTTATGATGAAGATTGCCCGCTTTGTAGCATTTACACAACTGGCTTTATAAAAGCAGGAATGCTTGATGAAAATGGCAGAAAATCATATTGTCAATTAAGTAACGAAGAACAAAATTTTATTGATGTAAAACGTGCTTCAAACGAAATTGCGTTGGTAGACAACAAAAACAAAACGGTTCTTTACGGAATTGACAGTCTCTTGAAAGTAATTGGAAATTCATTTCCTTGGATGGAGAAAGCTGGAAACATCAAACCGATAAAATATCTTCTTAAAAAAATGTATTCTTTTGTTTCTTACAACCGTAAAGTGATTATTCCGAGTAAAATAAATCCAGATATAAAACTGCAATGTGTACCCACTTTCCACTGTAAATTTCGTTTTTTATATATTGCTTTTGCAATCACAATAACTACTATCATACTTTATCAGTTTTCAGAATTGATTGCGAATCTACCAAAAGCAAATTTTAGCAGAGAATTGATTCTTGCAGTAGGACAAATTGTTTTTCAAAGTTTATTTTTAATAAAATTCAACAAAGAAAAAATATTGAATTACGCAGGAAATTTAATAACAGTTTCTTTAATAGGCTCACTAATTTTGATTCCTTTATTGATTCTCAATAATTTTATAAATCTTCCTGAAATGTTAATTCTAGGCTGGTTCACAATAACTGTTTTAATCATGTTTGCAGAACATTTTAGAAGAATAAAACTGTTAGAACTTCCTTTTTATCTCTCTTACACTTGGGTACTTTACAGAATAATTGCTTTATTATTTATTTTAAATTTATAA
- a CDS encoding MlaE family ABC transporter permease: MMLIRYLSQIGKYFLMWKEIFSKQTKWSVMRGLIYKEIDDLIIDSLGIVAFISFFVGGVVSIQTALNLTNPLIPKTLIGFATRESVILEFAPTFISVIMAGKMGSFITSSIGSMRVTEQIDALEVMGVNSLNYLVFPKLIAILLYPFLIGISMFLGIIGGYIAAVYGGFGASSDFIGGLQINFIPFHITYAFIKTFIFGILLASIPSFHGYYMKGGALEVGKASTVAFVWTSVTIILVNYILTQLLLT; encoded by the coding sequence ATGATGCTCATTCGCTATTTATCCCAAATTGGAAAATACTTCTTAATGTGGAAAGAAATCTTCAGCAAACAGACCAAATGGTCTGTAATGAGAGGACTTATTTACAAAGAAATTGACGATTTAATTATTGATTCTCTTGGTATTGTGGCTTTCATCTCTTTCTTTGTGGGAGGAGTTGTATCTATACAAACTGCTTTGAATTTAACTAATCCATTAATTCCGAAAACTCTTATTGGTTTTGCCACTAGAGAATCGGTTATTCTGGAATTTGCACCCACTTTTATTTCAGTGATTATGGCTGGAAAAATGGGTTCTTTCATTACCTCAAGCATAGGTTCTATGCGAGTTACAGAGCAAATTGACGCACTAGAAGTAATGGGAGTGAATTCGTTAAATTATCTGGTATTCCCAAAATTAATTGCTATTCTTTTGTATCCGTTTTTAATTGGTATTAGTATGTTTCTGGGAATAATTGGTGGATATATTGCTGCGGTTTATGGCGGTTTTGGAGCTAGTTCTGATTTTATTGGTGGTTTACAAATCAATTTCATTCCGTTTCACATTACCTATGCTTTTATCAAAACTTTTATATTTGGAATTTTGCTAGCTTCGATTCCATCTTTTCACGGTTATTACATGAAAGGTGGCGCACTTGAAGTAGGAAAAGCAAGTACAGTTGCCTTTGTTTGGACCTCGGTAACCATCATTTTGGTCAATTATATTTTAACTCAATTACTCTTAACCTAA